From Scomber scombrus chromosome 6, fScoSco1.1, whole genome shotgun sequence, the proteins below share one genomic window:
- the LOC133981431 gene encoding monocyte chemotactic protein 1B-like translates to MAAPRLALSVFVLMLAAVMLTEGMRGTGPKKCCFRFNENQLPKERVVGYTKTSQQCPIPAVMLKTVAGRQLCVRPSATWVKDIITYLEAKALPGKTSNL, encoded by the exons ATGGCTGCTCCTCGTCTCGCTCTGTCTGTGTTCGTGCTGATGCTGGCAGCTGTCATGCTCACTGAAG gtATGCGCGGCACCGGCCCAAAGAAATGCTGCTTTCGTTTCAATGAAAATCAGCTGCCCAAAGAGCGAGTGGTGGGCTACACCAAGACCAGCCAGCAGTGCCCCATCCCCGCTGTGAT GCTGAAGACAGTGGCAGGTCGTCAGCTGTGTGTCAGACCATCAGCCACTTGGGTGAAGGACATCATCACCTACCTGGAAGCCAAAGCCCTCCCAGGGAAGACATCCAACCTGTAA